In the genome of Mangifera indica cultivar Alphonso chromosome 9, CATAS_Mindica_2.1, whole genome shotgun sequence, the window gttattaataaaactatgtgcaagACACTTCTAAGTATGTAAATGGTTACATAGATGAAGTGTTATcaagtgattgaatgattttgaattaaggacaagagaacacttaatcacataataacatatcatatcTATACATATTTGTGTAATTAAAAGTATTGAAGGATATCTCCTTCAATACTTATTAATATAGTTTActcatttgattaaaataaaggaaatgCTATAATATGCTGTGTAATCACTATTTGAGGATCGATTGGGCGAAATTTCCATTATTGATGTTTAGAGAAAATTGAATCTGCTGGATTTTCTATTGGTGGTGGTCTATAGTTTCCTAGTTAGATTTGCAGATTCATCATCCGAATCCAAATGGGGTTTTTGTAATTGGGCTCGTTTATAGGAATTTGTGACAAAGACTAATATAAATTGTTACCTCAGGTTGCATCACCACCAAGGAACTTGGGACTGTGATGAGATCATTGGGCCAGAACCCCACTGAGGCAGAGCTCCAGGACATGATTAATGAGGTGGATGCTGATGGTAATGGGACAATTGATTTTCCTGAGTTCTTGAACCTGATGGCCAGGAAGATGAAGGATACTGACTCTGAGGAAGAGCTTAAAGAAGCGTTCCGCGTATTCGACAAGGATCAGAATGGTTTCATCTCAGCTGCTGAGCTGCGCCATGTGATGACAAACCTAGGGGAGAAGCTCACTGATGAAGAAGTAGATGAGATGATAAGGGAAGCTGATGTGGATGGTGATGGCCAAATAAATTATGAggaatttgttaaaataatgatgGCTAAGTAATCATCCCACTCTCACCAAAACTTCTTGAAGGAAGGCATTTGAAAAAAAGGGTTAACTTACATAATGGGATCCTTAGTTTGGTCTTTACCAATTTTACTTTGATAGTTTCTGAAGTGAGTAGAAGTCTGTAATGGTGGTGGTAGAACTGTTGTCTCCCTCCCCGGTATGTCTTTGTGACTTGTTTAGTATCTTTTTcggattttatatatttttcatcttctgtGAACCTAAACTAGCTTTGCAAAACATTGCTTTATGTTGCATGAGTGAAGCAGTTAATAATTcagcaatatttttcttatgtttatAGATTATGAGGGTAtccaaatttaatatttatcgaCTTTATGATATGTACTACTAGGTTCTAAATCTTGCTTTTGTTTCATGTTATCTATATTTTAGGCAAAGGGCAATACTACTATTGCTGTTGGTTTGGAATCTTAATTTGCGTAGTATTTAAGATTTAAGTTCAAAGTTAAGCATTAGGTCCTTTAAGCAAATATCTATTTCTAATGTAACGGACATCACCCTTAAGCAGAGTTTTAACATGGTAGACAATGGCTTGGGTAACACCAGTGTATCACCCTTAAGCAAGGTTATGCTTAAAGTTTCAACGTAGCCGAACTGCATCTGCAGCGCTTGGAACTCACTCTTAATCGGAGTTAATTAAGCCTACAAATTAGGCAGTTCAACGACTTGGGTTGGATGGTTCAACAAGCTAGCTTACCACTTTCCTTGCATGTGAAAGCCTAGACTGTTGGGAATATATTACGTCTATAAGTGTggagattgaaactcatattacataaaatcaattaatttatattaaggtttaatcttttatacttatatatcactcactAGTAttgtattacttattatataagAAACTTTAGTCTCTAACATTTTCTCTTAAGTATGATCATGATAGGGTGTTAAGCTTTttgtatattatcatttatatccaaaaatattttaggttGTTAATTTTGTCGTTTGACTCATATTATGAtatcatattgaaaatatattagtgtaaaaattaaaattgatattatatattatttattgattatttttattgtatttattaagaACGAGACTTTAGTCTCAACAAGTCAGGACTTTTTATGCCGCCTACAAATTTTTGTCATATAATTTTCGCTTTCCTCCTTAGGGCCTCTTCCGCCTAGGGCATTCAGGATGATGCTCTATGGCGGAGCCGAAGCATGCCCAGTCTGACCCTGAGATTGCTGAAAATTTTGATCTATTAGACTGTTAATGtgctaaaatattttaaataactaCAAATTACCCCATAAATCATACtgaatgaaaatttatcaaatccaACAATTAattctagattttaaaaaaatatatataaataaggttCATCACAAATTGAAAACAGTGGGCTTTCGCCTTAGAAAAATTTGCGACAActgcataaaattaaaaagtgtgGAGCTATTATAGAGTAACTAGTCATGCAAGTAACATATAGAGATCAAACTCGTGACGGGTCATTTCCGCACAAGGTGACTTAGAGTGTTTATGAAAATACTTCTAGTTATAAATAGTAAGGAAAGTGAATCTTTTCTCCAATTTGTTCAAcaatattatacttatatactTACTTTTTAtagaatatcaattattttctatttttgcgAGGTAACACATAAACAAACTTGTTAGATCCATTGTACTAGAATTTAAGTATCTACTTATGTGACCACTTAGTAATCTTTATCTCTTGCTGTATATATAGCAGAATTGTATATGGGCCATGAGACAATAATTTGCATTCTCATTCATACAGTTTCCCAGCTAAAATATTTTCGGAAAACTCAACAACTTTATTGTAAATGTAGTATTGTAAATGTAGGCTCTCGGTCGATAAGTATCAtttcaaaaatcttattttgttaattattaattatgtaaaatcaTACCTCTAATTTGATGTACTTCTTGCCAACGGAGTTTTACCATCAATATTACCCAATCCAAGAATTAAACCCAAATAGAtgaaatagtaaattatatCAATGTATTTCATGTAATTTCTTTTACACAAGCATTAAAAGCAGCACTTGTAGAAAACCAATCCTCTAGCAAAAGGAAATGAATACTACTTTTCCACTCTTCCTTTATAAAATTGGGAAAAGTTACAGCAATAATTATGCATGAATGAATAATGAGAACAGGTGAATTTGATCCATCACTTTTTTTTCCCAATGAAAGTATTCCATTACACCACACACAACTCCAATTCTTCTCCCAGTTACATTGTGCATGCCTCCACCAACTTCACCTATAACTACAATCTCTTCAAACTTTTCTTCCTAGCATCTATTTTCTTCTTGTCTGCTTGCACTTTTGTCAACCCACCACCTTCTTTCTTTTGCACAGCTGCTGCTGATGATGGTGTTGTGGCAGCAGAACCGCTGTTGTTCCCTATATCAGATACAGGAACTGCAGCGACTGGCTGTTCCTGATTATTTCCTCTGGTAACAGTTGTAGGCGCCAAAGGCAATGGCAA includes:
- the LOC123226566 gene encoding calmodulin-7-like — translated: MADQLTDDQISEFKEAFSLFDKDGDGCITTKELGTVMRSLGQNPTEAELQDMINEVDADGNGTIDFPEFLNLMARKMKDTDSEEELKEAFRVFDKDQNGFISAAELRHVMTNLGEKLTDEEVDEMIREADVDGDGQINYEEFVKIMMAK